In Rhodobacter xanthinilyticus, a single window of DNA contains:
- the rplU gene encoding 50S ribosomal protein L21, translated as MFAVLKTGGKQYKVQAGDVLRVELIAAEAGDKVQFNEILMVGGDTLTVGAPLVEGAAVVAEVIDNIKADKVITYHKRRRKHSSQRTRGHRQKLTLVRVTEVLASGAAASGVKEAVGTAAARVAAHEAK; from the coding sequence ATGTTTGCGGTCCTCAAGACTGGCGGCAAGCAATACAAGGTTCAGGCGGGCGATGTGCTCCGCGTGGAGCTGATTGCCGCTGAAGCTGGCGACAAAGTCCAGTTCAATGAAATTCTGATGGTCGGCGGTGACACCCTGACCGTTGGCGCCCCGCTCGTCGAAGGTGCCGCGGTCGTTGCGGAAGTCATCGACAACATCAAGGCCGACAAGGTCATCACCTATCACAAGCGCCGCCGGAAACATTCGTCGCAGCGCACCCGTGGCCACCGTCAGAAACTGACGCTGGTGCGCGTGACCGAGGTTCTCGCCTCGGGCGCCGCTGCCTCGGGCGTGAAGGAAGCCGTCGGCACCGCTGCTGCGCGCGTCGCCGCGCATGAAGCGAAGTAA
- the rpmA gene encoding 50S ribosomal protein L27 → MAHKKAGGSSRNGRDSAGRRLGVKLYGGQAAIAGNIIVRQRGTTWWPGEGVMMGRDHTIFAVTEGKVTFRKGLKGRTFISVLPVAEAAE, encoded by the coding sequence ATGGCACACAAGAAAGCAGGCGGTTCGTCCCGTAACGGTCGCGACTCCGCTGGTCGTCGCCTCGGCGTCAAACTCTACGGCGGCCAGGCGGCCATCGCCGGCAACATCATCGTCCGTCAGCGCGGCACCACCTGGTGGCCGGGCGAAGGCGTCATGATGGGCCGCGATCACACCATCTTCGCCGTCACCGAAGGCAAGGTTACCTTCCGCAAGGGCCTCAAGGGCCGCACCTTCATCTCGGTGCTCCCCGTTGCGGAGGCGGCCGAGTAA
- the proB gene encoding glutamate 5-kinase: MASVKPDVRAAQRLVIKIGSALLVGAEGLKTEWLHALALDVAQARARGADVVIVSSGSIALGRRVLGLPAGALPLEQSQAAAAVGQIRLARAYEEVLAPHGVKTAQVLVTLEDTDDRRRYLNSRATMETLLGLGVVPIVNENDTVATDEIRFGDNDRLAAQIAVTVGADQLVLLSDVDGFYTANPKEDPSATRFELVEHITPEIEAMAGDPISGLSKGGMKTKLLAAKTAVAGGCAMAIMEGSVARPLTALAEGANTTWFLPEGDPQAARKRWIAAMKPRGEIFVDAGAVEALASGKSLLPAGVTKVVGRFGRGEPVAIAGPDRAVLAKGLVRYTSEEARAIAGHHSREIGEILGYPGRAALIHRDDMAIG; the protein is encoded by the coding sequence GTGGCATCCGTGAAACCTGATGTGCGGGCCGCCCAGCGGCTGGTGATCAAGATCGGCTCGGCGCTTCTGGTCGGCGCCGAGGGGCTGAAGACCGAGTGGCTGCATGCGCTTGCGCTCGATGTGGCGCAGGCGCGGGCGCGCGGCGCCGATGTGGTGATCGTCTCCTCGGGCTCGATCGCGCTCGGGCGCCGAGTGCTCGGCCTGCCCGCGGGCGCGCTGCCGCTCGAGCAAAGCCAGGCCGCCGCCGCGGTGGGCCAGATCCGCCTCGCGCGCGCCTATGAAGAGGTGCTCGCGCCCCACGGCGTGAAGACCGCGCAGGTGCTGGTCACCCTCGAAGATACCGACGACCGCCGCCGCTATCTCAACTCGCGCGCGACGATGGAGACGCTTCTGGGCCTCGGCGTCGTGCCGATCGTGAACGAGAACGACACGGTTGCGACCGACGAGATCCGCTTTGGCGATAACGACCGGCTGGCGGCGCAGATCGCGGTGACGGTGGGCGCCGATCAGCTCGTGCTGCTCTCCGATGTCGACGGGTTCTACACCGCCAACCCGAAGGAAGACCCGAGCGCCACGCGCTTTGAGCTGGTCGAGCATATCACCCCCGAGATCGAGGCGATGGCGGGCGACCCGATCTCCGGCCTCTCGAAGGGGGGTATGAAGACGAAACTCCTCGCCGCGAAAACCGCGGTCGCGGGGGGCTGTGCGATGGCGATCATGGAGGGCTCGGTCGCGCGCCCGCTGACCGCGCTCGCCGAGGGGGCGAACACCACCTGGTTCCTGCCCGAGGGCGACCCGCAGGCCGCGCGCAAACGCTGGATCGCGGCGATGAAACCGCGCGGCGAGATCTTCGTCGATGCCGGCGCGGTCGAGGCTCTGGCTTCGGGCAAATCGCTGCTGCCGGCGGGGGTGACGAAGGTGGTGGGCCGTTTTGGCCGCGGCGAGCCGGTGGCGATCGCCGGGCCCGACCGCGCGGTGCTGGCCAAGGGGCTCGTGCGCTACACCTCGGAAGAGGCGCGCGCGATTGCCGGCCACCATTCGCGCGAGATCGGCGAGATCCTCGGCTATCCTGGCCGCGCGGCGCTGATCCACCGCGACGACATGGCGATCGGCTGA
- a CDS encoding beta-ketoacyl-ACP synthase III codes for MKIRAVVRGVGHYLPERIVENTEFEASLETTDDWIRARTGIERRHFAAEGETTSQLAIKAAQAALLDAEMSADQIDAIVVATSTPDLTFPSVATMVQAGLGSTRGFAYDVQAVCAGFIYALANANGLIVSGQAERVLVIGAETFSRIMDWTDRGTCVLFGDGAGALVLEAATGSGQNGDRGVLATDLHSDGRYRELLYVDGGVSSTGQAGHLRMQGNQVFKHAVHKLAETAHAALDKLGLSGEDVDWIVPHQANLRIISATAERMQVPMERVVVTVQDHGNTSAASIPLALSVGRARGQIKTGDLIVTEAIGGGLAWGAVVLRW; via the coding sequence ATGAAAATCAGAGCCGTGGTTCGGGGCGTCGGCCATTACCTGCCCGAGCGTATCGTCGAGAATACCGAATTCGAAGCCTCGCTCGAGACCACCGATGACTGGATTCGCGCCCGCACCGGCATCGAGCGGCGCCATTTCGCCGCCGAGGGCGAGACCACCTCGCAGCTCGCGATCAAGGCCGCCCAGGCCGCCCTCCTCGACGCCGAGATGAGCGCCGACCAGATCGACGCGATCGTGGTCGCCACCTCGACGCCGGACCTCACCTTCCCCTCGGTCGCGACCATGGTCCAGGCCGGCCTCGGCTCGACCCGCGGCTTCGCCTATGATGTGCAGGCGGTCTGCGCGGGCTTCATCTATGCGCTCGCCAATGCCAACGGCCTGATCGTCTCGGGCCAGGCCGAACGGGTGCTGGTGATCGGCGCGGAGACCTTCTCGCGGATCATGGACTGGACCGACCGCGGCACCTGCGTGCTCTTCGGCGATGGCGCGGGCGCGCTCGTGCTCGAGGCCGCCACCGGCTCGGGCCAGAACGGCGACCGCGGCGTGCTGGCGACCGATCTGCATTCCGACGGCCGCTACCGCGAACTCCTCTATGTCGACGGCGGCGTCTCCTCGACCGGCCAGGCGGGCCATCTGCGCATGCAGGGCAACCAGGTCTTCAAACACGCCGTCCACAAGCTCGCCGAAACCGCCCATGCCGCGCTCGACAAGCTTGGCCTCTCGGGCGAGGATGTCGACTGGATCGTCCCCCATCAGGCCAATCTGCGGATCATCTCAGCCACCGCCGAGCGCATGCAGGTGCCGATGGAGCGCGTCGTCGTGACCGTGCAGGACCACGGCAATACCTCCGCCGCCTCGATCCCGCTCGCGCTCTCGGTCGGGCGCGCGCGCGGCCAGATCAAGACCGGCGATCTGATCGTCACCGAGGCGATCGGCGGCGGGCTGGCCTGGGGCGCGGTCGTCCTGCGCTGGTGA
- the rpmF gene encoding 50S ribosomal protein L32 yields MAVPQNRVTRSRRNMRRAHDALVAGNPAECPNCGELKRPHHVCGACGHYDDREVVAQTAETDLDDDAA; encoded by the coding sequence ATGGCTGTCCCCCAGAACCGAGTCACGCGCTCCCGCCGCAACATGCGCCGCGCGCATGATGCTCTTGTCGCCGGCAACCCGGCGGAATGCCCGAACTGCGGCGAACTCAAGCGCCCGCACCACGTCTGTGGCGCCTGCGGTCACTATGATGACCGTGAAGTGGTCGCGCAGACCGCCGAAACCGATCTGGACGACGACGCGGCGTAA
- the plsX gene encoding phosphate acyltransferase PlsX translates to MADAVHALGTTAPGTSGALVISVDAMGGDRGPEAVLDGVAIVAKSSPALRFIVHGPEATLAPLLAARGLSGVCTLRHAEGVVTMHDKPSAVMRNGKGTSMWSTIESVRAGEAEVAVSCGNTGALMAVSMLRLRKMPGVNRPAIASFWPSRNPSGWNVMLDMGADVKADAPDLLTYGLMGTSYARNALGLTRPRVGLLNVGTEEHKGHAELKAAYELMRAAQDAGQFEFIGFVEGNDLPSARVDVIVTDGFTGNIALKTGEGTAKLAGDLLKDALTASWLSKLGALLAMGPLKRMKARIDPRRANGGVFLGLNGTVVKSHGGADATGFAAALELAARLARSGFRAKLAARVASASVSGQDAPDIEAVSE, encoded by the coding sequence ATGGCTGACGCAGTTCACGCTCTTGGCACGACGGCGCCGGGAACCTCCGGCGCCCTTGTCATCTCTGTCGATGCGATGGGCGGCGATCGCGGCCCGGAAGCGGTGCTCGACGGGGTGGCGATCGTTGCGAAATCCTCTCCTGCCCTGCGCTTCATCGTGCACGGGCCCGAAGCCACGCTCGCGCCGCTGCTCGCGGCCCGCGGGCTGTCCGGCGTTTGCACGCTGCGCCACGCCGAGGGCGTCGTCACCATGCACGACAAACCCTCCGCGGTGATGCGCAACGGCAAGGGCACCTCGATGTGGTCCACGATCGAATCGGTGCGCGCCGGCGAGGCCGAGGTCGCCGTCTCCTGCGGCAACACCGGCGCGCTGATGGCGGTCTCGATGCTGCGGCTGCGCAAGATGCCGGGCGTGAACCGCCCCGCGATCGCCTCGTTCTGGCCCTCGCGCAACCCGTCGGGCTGGAACGTGATGCTCGACATGGGCGCCGATGTGAAGGCCGATGCGCCCGATCTGCTGACCTATGGGCTGATGGGCACCTCTTACGCGCGCAACGCGCTCGGGCTCACCCGCCCGCGGGTCGGCCTGCTCAACGTCGGCACCGAAGAGCACAAGGGCCATGCCGAGCTGAAAGCCGCCTATGAGCTGATGCGCGCGGCCCAGGACGCCGGCCAGTTCGAATTCATCGGCTTCGTCGAAGGCAATGACCTGCCCTCGGCCCGCGTTGACGTGATCGTGACCGACGGTTTCACCGGCAATATCGCGCTGAAAACCGGCGAGGGCACCGCGAAACTCGCGGGCGATCTCTTGAAGGACGCGCTCACCGCCTCGTGGCTGTCGAAACTCGGCGCGCTGCTCGCGATGGGCCCGCTCAAACGCATGAAGGCCCGCATCGACCCGCGCCGCGCCAATGGCGGCGTGTTCCTCGGGCTGAATGGCACGGTGGTGAAATCCCACGGCGGCGCCGATGCCACGGGCTTTGCCGCCGCGCTCGAACTCGCCGCGCGCCTCGCACGCTCGGGCTTCCGGGCAAAACTCGCGGCACGGGTTGCCTCTGCGTCAGTCTCGGGGCAGGATGCGCCCGATATCGAGGCAGTCAGCGAGTAA
- a CDS encoding GNAT family N-acetyltransferase — protein sequence MFQETITAQPVIEAGRFVLRPLRRSDAGLISLYTADKRVAEGTRAIPHPLPPGATEAYIARAQGADRREDVWALDGSGQGLAEVLGVVSLTRIEPDQSEVGFWVAPGFWNTGFASEAVAALVAANPHDSRTLFAEVFQDNPGSARVLSNCGFDYLGDAESWSVARGARVPTWTYLRKM from the coding sequence ATGTTTCAGGAAACCATTACCGCGCAACCCGTGATCGAGGCCGGCCGCTTCGTTCTGCGCCCGCTGCGCCGCTCGGATGCCGGGCTGATTTCCCTGTATACCGCGGATAAACGGGTCGCCGAAGGCACCCGCGCGATCCCCCATCCGCTGCCGCCGGGCGCGACCGAGGCCTATATCGCCCGCGCCCAAGGGGCGGATCGGCGCGAGGATGTCTGGGCGCTCGACGGCTCGGGCCAGGGGCTCGCCGAAGTGCTCGGCGTCGTCTCGCTCACCCGCATCGAACCCGATCAATCCGAGGTCGGCTTCTGGGTCGCGCCGGGGTTCTGGAACACGGGCTTCGCCTCCGAGGCGGTCGCGGCACTGGTCGCCGCCAATCCCCATGACAGCCGCACCCTCTTTGCCGAGGTCTTTCAGGATAACCCGGGCTCCGCGCGAGTGCTGAGCAATTGCGGCTTCGACTATCTGGGCGATGCCGAGAGCTGGTCCGTCGCCCGTGGCGCCCGCGTCCCGACCTGGACCTATCTGCGCAAGATGTAA
- the obgE gene encoding GTPase ObgE: MKFLDLAKVYIRSGGGGAGCVSFRREKFIEFGGPDGGDGGKGGSVWAEAVDGLNTLIDFRYQQHFFAQSGQHGMGSQRTGKDGDDIVLRVPVGTEIIDEDEETVIADLTEVGQRILLAKGGNGGWGNLHFKSSTNRAPQRANPGQEGVERTLWLRLKLIADAGLLGLPNAGKSTFLAAVSNARPKIADYPFTTLVPNLGVVGIDGREFVIADIPGLIEGASEGRGLGDQFLGHVERCSVLLHLVDGTSSTLTKDYRTIIAELEAYSPELADKPRVTVLNKIDALDPKTLSNRKRALEKAVEGPVFLMSGAAKKGVNEVLRALWAEISEDRAEAGDEGGAWHP; encoded by the coding sequence ATGAAATTTCTCGATCTTGCGAAAGTCTATATCCGCTCCGGCGGCGGGGGCGCGGGCTGCGTCAGCTTCCGGCGCGAGAAATTCATCGAATTCGGCGGCCCCGATGGCGGCGACGGCGGCAAGGGCGGCTCGGTCTGGGCCGAAGCCGTCGACGGGCTCAACACGCTGATCGACTTCCGCTACCAACAGCATTTCTTCGCCCAATCCGGCCAGCACGGCATGGGCTCGCAGCGCACCGGCAAGGACGGCGACGATATCGTGCTGCGCGTGCCGGTCGGCACCGAGATCATCGACGAGGATGAAGAGACGGTGATCGCCGATCTGACCGAGGTCGGCCAGCGGATCCTGCTCGCCAAGGGCGGCAACGGCGGCTGGGGCAACCTGCATTTCAAGAGCTCGACCAACCGCGCCCCGCAACGCGCCAACCCCGGCCAGGAGGGCGTCGAGCGCACGCTCTGGCTGCGCCTCAAGCTGATCGCCGATGCGGGGCTTCTGGGCCTGCCCAATGCCGGCAAATCGACCTTCCTCGCCGCCGTCTCGAACGCGCGCCCGAAGATCGCCGATTACCCCTTCACCACGCTGGTCCCGAACCTCGGCGTCGTCGGCATCGACGGGCGCGAATTCGTGATCGCCGATATCCCCGGCCTGATCGAGGGCGCCTCCGAGGGCCGCGGCCTTGGCGATCAGTTCCTCGGCCATGTCGAGCGCTGCTCGGTGCTCCTGCACCTCGTCGACGGCACCTCCTCGACGCTGACCAAGGATTACCGCACGATCATCGCCGAGCTCGAGGCCTATTCGCCCGAGCTCGCCGACAAGCCCCGCGTGACCGTGCTCAACAAGATCGACGCGCTCGACCCGAAGACGCTCTCGAACCGCAAACGCGCGCTCGAGAAAGCGGTCGAGGGGCCGGTGTTCCTGATGTCGGGGGCGGCGAAAAAGGGCGTCAACGAGGTGCTGCGCGCGCTCTGGGCCGAGATCTCGGAGGATCGCGCCGAAGCGGGCGATGAGGGCGGGGCGTGGCATCCGTGA
- a CDS encoding GNAT family N-acetyltransferase: MQVFEKGRYRVRLATSPEDLAAAQALRWRAFVGARGGARGEARGGAEAPAESALDADDFDAICRHVLVEEIAGGRLVCCFRLLPLKDGSEIGRSYSAQYYELDALRDFNGPMVEMGRFCIDPEVTDPDILRLAWGAMTRFVDEAGVEMLFGCSSFMGTDWEGYADAFAVLAERHLAPKRWWPRVKAPKVVRYARALIGRRGDPKQAMLKMPPLLRTYLMMGGWVSDHAVVDTDLNTLHVFTGLEIRAIPPARARALRLVAG, encoded by the coding sequence ATGCAGGTGTTCGAGAAGGGCCGCTACCGGGTGCGTCTGGCGACGAGCCCCGAGGATCTGGCGGCGGCGCAGGCGCTGCGCTGGCGGGCGTTCGTGGGGGCCCGGGGTGGGGCCCGGGGTGAGGCTCGGGGCGGGGCTGAGGCGCCGGCGGAGAGCGCGCTCGATGCCGATGATTTCGATGCGATCTGTCGGCATGTGCTCGTCGAGGAGATCGCGGGCGGGCGTCTGGTGTGCTGTTTCCGGCTCTTGCCGCTCAAGGACGGCTCGGAGATCGGGCGCAGCTATTCGGCGCAATATTACGAGCTCGACGCGCTGCGCGATTTCAACGGGCCGATGGTCGAGATGGGGCGATTCTGCATCGACCCGGAGGTGACCGACCCCGATATCCTGCGCCTCGCCTGGGGGGCGATGACGCGCTTCGTCGACGAGGCGGGGGTGGAGATGCTGTTTGGCTGCTCCTCCTTCATGGGCACCGATTGGGAGGGCTATGCGGATGCGTTCGCGGTGCTGGCCGAGCGGCATCTGGCGCCGAAACGCTGGTGGCCAAGGGTGAAGGCGCCGAAAGTGGTGCGCTATGCGCGCGCGCTGATCGGGCGGCGGGGCGATCCGAAACAGGCGATGCTGAAAATGCCGCCGCTTTTGCGCACCTATCTGATGATGGGCGGCTGGGTCAGCGATCATGCGGTGGTGGATACCGATCTCAATACGCTCCATGTCTTCACCGGGCTCGAGATCCGGGCGATCCCGCCGGCGCGGGCGCGCGCGCTGCGCCTCGTGGCAGGCTGA
- a CDS encoding outer membrane protein assembly factor BamE has product MSGSGMTRRVTLALCLGAMMAVGGCAAIYRNHGYVPEDADLAQIVVGKSTREEVAAAIGRPASTGLMEGASWYYVGSRWKYYGALPPKEIDRQVVAVSFDGADKVANVERFGMERGEVVVLSRRVTASSVKGMGVIRQLLGSLGRVSAGQIVD; this is encoded by the coding sequence ATGAGCGGATCGGGCATGACCCGGCGGGTGACGCTGGCGCTGTGCCTTGGCGCGATGATGGCCGTGGGCGGGTGCGCCGCGATCTATCGCAACCATGGCTACGTGCCCGAAGATGCGGATCTGGCGCAGATCGTGGTCGGCAAATCGACCCGCGAGGAGGTTGCCGCGGCGATCGGGCGGCCGGCCTCGACGGGGCTGATGGAGGGGGCGAGCTGGTATTATGTCGGCTCGCGCTGGAAATATTACGGCGCGCTGCCGCCCAAGGAAATCGACCGGCAGGTCGTTGCGGTGAGCTTCGACGGCGCCGACAAGGTCGCCAATGTCGAGCGGTTCGGGATGGAGCGCGGCGAGGTCGTGGTGTTGTCGCGGCGCGTCACGGCGAGCTCGGTCAAGGGCATGGGCGTGATCCGCCAGCTCCTCGGCTCGCTCGGCCGCGTCTCGGCGGGGCAGATCGTCGACTGA
- a CDS encoding ABC-F family ATP-binding cassette domain-containing protein — protein sequence MARAPLLQLSGITLTFGGNPVFDGLDLTVQPGDRVALVGRNGSGKSTLMKVMAGLVEPDQGERVVPAGVRVGYMEQEPDLSGFATLGDFAASALGDAERYKVEMVAQGLKFRPETPVETASGGERRRAALAKLLAEAPELMLLDEPTNHLDIEAIGWLEAELRQTRTAFVLISHDRAFLRHLTRATLWIDRGTVRRTEQGFEGFEEWRERIWAEEDEARHKLDRKIKAEAKWAVEGISARRKRNMGRVRALEALRAERAGQIRRQGTAAMELETSGPSGKRVIEAKGLEKVFGEKAIVKGFDLRVLRGDRVAFVGPNGVGKTTLLKMLTGEVAPDAGAVTQGTNLEIAVFDQARATLDFSMTLWDGMVNDPDMRVSGRSDQVMVRGTPKHVVAYLKDFLFDEQQARAPIGSLSGGERARLLLARIMARPSNVLVLDEPTNDLDVETLDLLQDILGEYDGTVLLVSHDRDFIDRVATTTIAMEGDGRATVYAGGWSDYQAQKLLSAEAPAGAATKPAPKKDAPKEAAPAAKEAPKKSGLSFTEKHRLEALPGVMEKLEFEIRKLVDLLADPELFSREPVKFKKATEMLAERQASLEAAEEEWLALEEKAGG from the coding sequence ATGGCACGCGCACCTCTTCTCCAGCTTTCCGGCATCACGCTGACTTTCGGCGGTAACCCTGTCTTCGACGGGCTCGATCTCACCGTTCAACCGGGCGACCGGGTGGCGCTGGTCGGGCGCAACGGCTCGGGCAAATCGACCTTGATGAAGGTGATGGCCGGCCTGGTCGAGCCCGATCAGGGCGAGCGGGTGGTGCCGGCGGGCGTGCGGGTGGGCTATATGGAGCAGGAGCCGGATCTTTCGGGCTTTGCCACCTTGGGCGATTTCGCGGCCTCGGCCTTGGGGGATGCGGAGCGTTACAAGGTCGAGATGGTCGCCCAGGGGCTGAAATTCCGCCCCGAGACGCCGGTCGAGACCGCATCGGGGGGCGAGCGGCGGCGCGCGGCTTTGGCCAAGCTTCTGGCCGAGGCGCCCGAGCTCATGCTGCTTGACGAGCCCACCAACCACCTTGATATCGAGGCGATCGGCTGGCTCGAGGCCGAGCTGCGCCAGACCCGCACCGCCTTTGTGCTGATCTCGCACGACCGGGCGTTCTTGCGCCATCTGACCCGCGCGACCCTCTGGATCGACCGCGGCACGGTGCGCCGCACCGAGCAGGGGTTTGAGGGCTTCGAGGAATGGCGCGAGCGGATCTGGGCCGAGGAGGACGAGGCGCGCCACAAGCTCGATCGCAAGATCAAGGCCGAGGCGAAATGGGCCGTCGAGGGGATCTCGGCGCGGCGCAAACGCAATATGGGCCGGGTGCGCGCGCTCGAGGCCTTGCGGGCCGAGCGCGCGGGCCAGATCCGCCGCCAGGGCACCGCCGCAATGGAGCTCGAAACCTCCGGCCCCTCGGGCAAACGGGTGATCGAGGCCAAGGGGCTCGAGAAGGTCTTTGGCGAGAAGGCCATCGTCAAGGGGTTCGATCTGCGCGTGCTGCGCGGCGACCGGGTGGCTTTTGTCGGCCCGAATGGTGTGGGCAAGACCACGCTTCTGAAGATGCTCACCGGCGAGGTGGCCCCCGATGCGGGCGCGGTCACCCAAGGGACCAACCTCGAGATCGCGGTCTTCGACCAGGCCCGCGCCACGCTCGACTTCTCGATGACGCTCTGGGATGGCATGGTCAACGACCCCGATATGCGGGTCTCGGGGCGCTCTGATCAGGTGATGGTGCGCGGCACGCCCAAACATGTCGTGGCCTATCTCAAGGATTTCCTCTTCGACGAGCAACAGGCCCGCGCGCCGATCGGCTCGCTCTCGGGGGGCGAGCGCGCGCGGCTGCTGCTTGCGCGGATCATGGCGCGGCCCTCGAATGTTCTGGTGCTCGACGAGCCGACGAACGATCTCGATGTCGAGACGCTCGATCTGCTCCAGGACATTCTGGGCGAGTATGACGGCACCGTGCTCCTCGTCAGCCACGACCGCGATTTCATCGACCGCGTGGCCACCACCACGATCGCGATGGAGGGCGACGGGCGGGCAACCGTCTATGCCGGCGGCTGGTCCGATTATCAGGCGCAAAAACTCCTGAGCGCCGAAGCGCCCGCAGGCGCCGCGACGAAGCCCGCGCCGAAGAAAGACGCCCCGAAAGAGGCCGCCCCCGCCGCGAAAGAGGCGCCGAAGAAATCGGGCCTCTCCTTCACCGAGAAACACCGCCTCGAGGCGCTGCCCGGGGTGATGGAAAAGCTCGAATTCGAGATCCGCAAACTCGTCGATCTGCTCGCCGACCCGGAGCTCTTCTCGCGCGAGCCGGTGAAGTTCAAGAAAGCCACCGAGATGCTCGCCGAGCGTCAGGCCTCGCTCGAGGCGGCCGAGGAGGAATGGCTCGCGCTCGAGGAAAAGGCGGGCGGCTGA
- a CDS encoding CaiB/BaiF CoA transferase family protein: protein MTDQPARGPLAGLRLVEISGLGPTPFTAQLFADLGAEVIRIARPDSAGAAHNVLGMENDPLERGRDVLELDLKAPADLAVARALIARADGLIEGMRPGVMERLGLGPADFPDHPALVYGRMTGWGQTGPLAQTAGHDINFIALSGALHAIGTPETPTIPLNLVGDFGGGTLWLAFGMMAALWRARATGQGQVVDAAITDGVAGLLGMIWGLKGNGLWAERRGVNLLDGGVPYYGIYPCACGGHMAIGPIEEKFWRLFQELMGFAPGDLPDRGDRAAWPALRAAIGARFLERSRDDWAAIFEGSDACATPVLSLSEAAAHPHNIARGAYLEHEGMTQPAPAPKFSATPGAIGPGSTRARITAAEALARWGAAL from the coding sequence ATGACTGACCAGCCCGCCCGCGGCCCGCTTGCCGGCCTGCGCCTCGTCGAGATCTCGGGCCTCGGCCCCACGCCCTTCACCGCCCAGCTCTTTGCCGACCTCGGCGCCGAGGTGATCCGCATCGCGCGGCCCGATTCCGCGGGCGCGGCCCATAATGTGCTCGGCATGGAGAACGACCCGCTCGAGCGCGGCCGCGATGTGCTCGAGCTCGATCTGAAGGCGCCGGCTGATCTCGCGGTGGCGCGGGCGCTGATTGCGCGCGCCGACGGGCTGATCGAGGGGATGCGGCCGGGCGTGATGGAGCGGCTCGGCCTCGGCCCCGCCGATTTCCCCGATCACCCCGCGCTTGTCTACGGGCGGATGACCGGCTGGGGCCAGACCGGGCCGCTCGCGCAGACCGCGGGCCATGACATCAATTTCATCGCGCTCTCGGGCGCGCTCCATGCGATCGGCACGCCCGAGACGCCCACGATCCCGCTCAATCTGGTGGGCGATTTCGGCGGCGGCACGCTGTGGCTTGCCTTCGGGATGATGGCGGCGCTCTGGCGCGCGCGGGCGACGGGGCAGGGGCAGGTCGTCGATGCCGCGATCACCGACGGGGTGGCGGGGCTGTTGGGGATGATCTGGGGGCTCAAGGGCAACGGGCTCTGGGCCGAGCGGCGCGGGGTCAACCTGCTCGACGGCGGCGTGCCCTATTACGGGATATACCCCTGCGCCTGCGGTGGCCATATGGCGATCGGCCCGATCGAGGAGAAATTCTGGCGCCTCTTTCAGGAGTTGATGGGCTTTGCCCCGGGCGATCTGCCCGACCGGGGCGACCGCGCCGCCTGGCCCGCGCTGCGCGCCGCGATCGGGGCGCGGTTTTTGGAGCGCAGCCGCGACGACTGGGCCGCGATCTTCGAGGGCTCGGATGCCTGTGCGACGCCGGTGCTCAGCCTCTCCGAGGCCGCGGCGCATCCGCATAACATCGCGCGCGGGGCCTATCTCGAGCATGAGGGCATGACCCAGCCCGCGCCGGCGCCGAAGTTTTCCGCCACCCCGGGCGCGATCGGCCCGGGCTCGACGCGCGCGCGGATCACCGCGGCCGAGGCGCTGGCGCGCTGGGGGGCGGCCCTGTAA
- a CDS encoding YceD family protein: protein MTEDALPWSAPLRVADLNGRKPTRFALSLPEDLRAAVAQWTDISALDSLTFKGQLTPRGRNDWQLEAEFAARVVQPCAVTLKPVKTALAETVTRHYVADLPEPEGEEVEMPEDDSLERLGTEIDLAAVALEALELALPLYPRAPDADEAKLSAAPEGAAPLTEEATRPFANLRDLLAKRDESE, encoded by the coding sequence ATGACCGAAGACGCCCTGCCTTGGAGCGCGCCGCTGCGCGTGGCCGATCTCAACGGCCGCAAACCGACCCGCTTTGCGCTCAGCCTGCCCGAGGATCTGCGCGCCGCGGTGGCCCAATGGACCGATATTTCCGCGCTCGACAGCCTGACCTTCAAGGGCCAGCTCACGCCGCGCGGGCGCAACGACTGGCAGCTCGAGGCCGAATTCGCGGCCCGCGTCGTGCAGCCCTGCGCCGTCACCCTCAAGCCGGTGAAGACCGCGCTCGCCGAGACCGTCACCCGCCATTATGTCGCCGATCTGCCCGAACCCGAGGGCGAGGAGGTCGAGATGCCCGAGGATGACAGCCTCGAGCGGCTCGGCACCGAGATCGACCTCGCGGCGGTGGCGCTCGAGGCGCTCGAGCTCGCGCTGCCGCTCTACCCGCGCGCGCCCGATGCCGACGAGGCGAAACTCTCCGCCGCCCCCGAGGGCGCCGCGCCGCTCACCGAGGAAGCGACGCGCCCCTTCGCGAACCTGCGTGATTTGCTGGCCAAACGCGACGAAAGCGAGTAA